Proteins encoded together in one Planctopirus ephydatiae window:
- a CDS encoding tetratricopeptide repeat protein, which produces MNSANPRSTNRAQSSNIRHRTSSTEAIEEKPAKEQSAGFPSGKSWFSIFASISIAMLVIVAYSNATQAVFVFDGQAVLLGDKSIYQLWPPEYLWSNTRPVAYTTFAINYAIGADDPFGYQIVNVLIHIINSILLYRLVGEIIRRSPGMPPDLQRDSFQISLLISLIWALHPLQTQAVTYIYQRQESLATIWYLTALIGAVSTITTRRWIPACLTVLSLILGLASKELVVTAPLMILWLDRAFFSSTFRELFRLRWKFHLACWSTLATLFLIMWFHQEEYAKAGVGKTNHGTSWEYALTQPGVILKYLQLSIWPSGQALDPCWKWKASVFDALPEAWPFLLMLPIIGWIVFRYPRTGFLLGGWLLVLGPTSSFVPIADAYFEHRMYLPLAFLAAAFVLAIYQLARLASDQMHLPEKSSTWICTVICLPLALALAFVTHARNTVYRSEEIVFLDTIQKYPDAARPRSSLVRNYLADNRLEKAATHAAYLVRNYPRSAESYADFGLVLLAMKIPEDAAVMFRKAHELAPDNSLHLLNLGDALVEINPQEAVVALQKSAALKRDHVDTWYNLGRAYVRLNDLPKAEAALREGLTIPGPNFATRELLADVLLATGRREEAIDILNSLLQDRPESREILNKLQQATTSP; this is translated from the coding sequence ATGAATTCTGCCAATCCGCGTTCAACGAACCGTGCGCAAAGCAGCAACATCAGGCATCGCACTAGTTCCACAGAGGCCATAGAAGAGAAACCTGCGAAAGAACAATCTGCTGGTTTTCCGTCAGGCAAAAGCTGGTTCTCGATCTTCGCCTCGATTTCAATAGCCATGCTCGTCATTGTGGCCTATTCCAATGCCACTCAGGCTGTCTTTGTGTTTGATGGGCAGGCCGTGTTACTAGGGGACAAATCCATCTATCAGTTATGGCCCCCTGAGTATCTGTGGTCCAATACCCGTCCCGTTGCCTATACGACGTTCGCGATCAACTATGCGATCGGTGCCGATGATCCCTTTGGCTATCAGATCGTCAACGTGCTGATTCACATCATCAATTCGATCCTGCTTTATCGACTCGTTGGCGAAATCATCAGGCGGAGTCCTGGGATGCCGCCTGATCTGCAGCGAGATTCCTTTCAGATCTCGCTGCTGATCAGCCTCATCTGGGCCCTGCATCCGCTGCAAACCCAGGCGGTGACTTATATCTATCAGCGTCAGGAATCGCTGGCCACGATATGGTACCTCACTGCGCTGATTGGCGCTGTCTCCACAATTACGACACGCCGCTGGATTCCAGCGTGCCTAACCGTCCTGTCTTTGATACTGGGTCTGGCTTCGAAGGAACTGGTCGTCACTGCACCTCTCATGATTCTGTGGCTGGATCGAGCCTTTTTTTCCAGCACATTCCGGGAGTTGTTCCGATTACGGTGGAAGTTTCATCTCGCGTGCTGGTCGACCCTTGCCACGTTGTTTCTCATCATGTGGTTCCATCAGGAGGAGTATGCGAAAGCCGGGGTTGGGAAAACAAACCATGGCACTTCTTGGGAGTATGCACTCACTCAACCAGGAGTCATTCTTAAGTACCTTCAACTTTCCATCTGGCCAAGTGGGCAAGCCCTTGACCCGTGCTGGAAATGGAAAGCCTCGGTCTTCGATGCACTGCCAGAGGCATGGCCATTTCTTCTGATGTTGCCAATCATCGGCTGGATCGTTTTTCGCTATCCACGCACGGGATTCTTACTGGGTGGGTGGCTCCTCGTGCTGGGGCCCACATCCAGCTTTGTTCCAATTGCTGATGCCTATTTTGAGCATCGCATGTATCTGCCACTGGCATTTCTGGCAGCAGCTTTTGTACTCGCCATTTATCAACTCGCTCGTCTGGCTAGTGACCAGATGCATTTGCCTGAGAAGTCATCCACATGGATTTGCACTGTCATATGCCTTCCGTTGGCACTCGCTTTGGCCTTCGTGACTCACGCACGCAACACGGTCTACCGTTCTGAAGAAATTGTTTTCCTCGATACGATTCAGAAATATCCCGATGCCGCCAGGCCGCGATCTTCACTCGTTCGCAATTATCTGGCAGACAACCGTCTCGAAAAAGCGGCTACGCATGCAGCTTATCTCGTCCGAAACTACCCACGGAGTGCCGAGTCTTACGCCGATTTCGGACTCGTGCTTTTGGCGATGAAAATCCCCGAAGACGCTGCAGTCATGTTCCGCAAAGCCCATGAATTGGCTCCCGACAACAGCCTGCACCTGCTGAATCTGGGCGACGCACTGGTCGAAATCAATCCTCAGGAGGCTGTGGTCGCACTCCAGAAATCGGCGGCTCTCAAGCGAGATCACGTCGATACCTGGTACAACCTGGGGAGAGCGTATGTCCGACTGAATGATCTCCCCAAGGCCGAGGCAGCTTTGAGGGAAGGATTAACAATTCCCGGCCCGAACTTTGCCACGCGTGAACTTTTAGCCGATGTCCTCCTCGCCACCGGCCGGCGCGAGGAGGCCATCGACATCTTGAACTCACTTCTTCAAGACAGGCCCGAGAGTCGTGAAATTCTCAACAAGCTTCAGCAGGCCACAACCAGCCCCTGA